The DNA region TTTTTCTCAACAGGTTTGTTAAGTATTAAAAGCAAATCCCTTTTTTCTTCGTCCGCAAGGATTCTTGCTTGTTCAAGAACTGATTCCACGGGAAGCGCGCCTTCCTTTAGTGGTTTGGGATGGAACTCGTAAAATGTGGAATACTTTCCCATTTGAGGAAAGAACACTTTTGTTCCCTTTCTCATATATCCCGTAATTGAAGCGGCTAACGGTCCCGGAAATACAAGCATGGGCATTGTGTCCAATTGCTCTTTTTTGATGAATTCAGCGGTTTGTTTCCCGTTTGAGAAAGGAAATCGCCACTCTTGAACGACTGCCACTCCGGCCGCAACTATGTGCAGTGAAAGTATGATTGTCAGAATGTTGGTTATGTTGAAAAATTTACCCGGGATTCTCTTCGGCTTTTTCTCCGTGAAGAAAACCCATAAAGCCATTATGAATACAACGAAGAAAAACCCCGAATGCCTTAATCCCGCCGAATGGGCAACGTAGAAAAACAACAGGAATCCCCCTGTTCCACAGAGATAAAGTATCAGAGCTCGCGCCGAATGTTTCAAAGCCCTTGCGCAGTAAACAATTATGGCTATTGATATTACCGGCGCCAGGACTTTTAGTATGTAGAATTGCCTGTAGAGTTTTGTGCCCCAGAATCTTGTGTCAAATACCGGAATCGGCAAAAAGGCGTTAAGCATTTTGTCCAGGATAAAATATAGTTTCCTAAAGTCCAGAGAGAAAAGAAACCCTTTGGTGAAAAGACTGCTGTCGGCGCTTTTCAACATTGAGATCAAACTGACTAAAACTCCCAGACATACGAGGCTTAACCCTAAGAGGGAAGCTGAGGGAGACGGCAGAGTTTTGCGGTTCAAAACATAATCAACAAGCAACAAGAGCCCGCACAGAGCCCCCAGATTTAGTCCCATGGGGCTTGACTGGCTTAAAAGAAAGGCCACAAGAGAGGTTAGCAGGGGTCTTCGGGTATTTGACGTGAACAATGAACAGAAGATCAATGAAAGAAGCAGGGAAAGCCCATAGGGGCGGGCAATTACTGAAAGTTCGTAAAGGGGGAAATACCCGAATATAAAGAGGGCTTTTTGAGTAACGGTAAAAGGTGAATGCCTGACAAACACATATGCGATTGCCGTTCCAATCGCCAGACAGAAGCCTTGCATTAAGACCGGAGACGGGGAGACTTTAGTGAGAAGCGCCAGTAATACAAACCAGAGTTTTGGAGTGCTTTCGTATTTTGTGTTGGCAATCAAATCGGAGAATGAGGAGATTTCCATTGATATTAACCATTGGTGCAGCTCATCCCGCCACATTTCGTGGTTGAAGATAGTTATTCCGCAAATGAGAGCAAAAACGCCCACAAGCAGGGCCGTTTGCTTTTTGCTTGCATGTGTCCCGTCTTCCATCTTTAACTCCTCATATTCCTCCTTATGTAGTCCGCCGCAAACGCCGCTCCGGTGAGCGCGGCAATGAATGGAAGTAGCCACACAATCACGTTGAAACCGCGAAACGGCGGCTCGGCAAGGATGCCGTCCCCGAATGATTTTCTTAAAGTAAGAATGATCTCTTCATCTGATTTTCCCTCTTTAATCTGTCTTTTAATCTCCCCGCGTATGTCCCGCGCAAGTTGCGAGTCTGATTCCGCAACCGACTGCCCGGCGCACACGCGGCACATAAGTTGTTTTGCTATAGTGTCCTCGCGATTGGTGCTTGTTTGTGCGAAGGACGGGACGCACAGAAACAAGAAAGCGAGCAGGACGGAGATTCCGATGGTCATTTATCGGGCCTGTCTAAAACAGATTCAATGTTTTGAATCAGTAATGGCAAATCCTTTTCAACGGTCTGCCACAGCACATCAAGGTCTATGTCAAAGTAGGCATGCACAAGACGGTTGCGCATACCTCTTATTTCTTTCCATTGAATATCAGAGGATTGGTTTTTTGTTGCATCTGTTATGTGAAGAGTCGCTTCTCCAATGATTTCAACGGACTTTACAAGAGACAAAACAAGCATGCGGCTTTCATTCAGGTCGTTGCGGGTTTTACCTTCGGCAAAATAAAGCGCTTCTTTTGCGGCATCAAGCATGTGGCGCAACCAGATTGTATCATTTTTGCTCATACTGAACTTGCGCCTCCTTGACAACATCA from Candidatus Dadabacteria bacterium includes:
- a CDS encoding cytochrome c-type biogenesis protein CcmH, yielding MTIGISVLLAFLFLCVPSFAQTSTNREDTIAKQLMCRVCAGQSVAESDSQLARDIRGEIKRQIKEGKSDEEIILTLRKSFGDGILAEPPFRGFNVIVWLLPFIAALTGAAFAADYIRRNMRS
- a CDS encoding DUF86 domain-containing protein codes for the protein MSKNDTIWLRHMLDAAKEALYFAEGKTRNDLNESRMLVLSLVKSVEIIGEATLHITDATKNQSSDIQWKEIRGMRNRLVHAYFDIDLDVLWQTVEKDLPLLIQNIESVLDRPDK